From the Rhodopirellula bahusiensis genome, one window contains:
- a CDS encoding endonuclease/exonuclease/phosphatase family protein — protein sequence MVIKLLWKLIWGDKSKSRRRSRRSSGSILRWFTPGISVTGVIALVIAALTGQVNLPTLDSLRGNEEPVYEDPLAASLTPEQMASRGYSGRAPIGEIAPVSLVTPVSGRNQKNDASIRLATFNIQVFGKSKSSKPEVMRHLAQVCLLFDVVAIQEIKGDPALPINGLLDEIASLGGRYDATVSAPQGRTSQTERYGYVWDTDRIDLIPESDYLVSDELDRMHRAPMVASFQTRVTPTATRKPFRFTLLNAHTDPDEVGSRMGDTPKNEMNVLDDVFHSVRMYEYQSTGEEDFILMGDLNVDTQWLLETGRISNVTSLVGDKPTNTLQTKTYDHLLIDSATTREFTGRAGVLDLKSALRITEEEALKVSDHMPVWAEFGVYEIPPR from the coding sequence GTGGTGATCAAACTGTTATGGAAATTGATCTGGGGCGATAAATCCAAATCGCGGCGACGGTCTCGTCGATCCAGCGGTTCCATCCTGCGCTGGTTCACGCCTGGGATCTCGGTCACCGGAGTCATCGCACTGGTCATCGCTGCGTTGACCGGACAAGTCAACTTGCCGACCTTGGATTCGCTTCGAGGAAACGAAGAACCGGTCTACGAAGACCCATTGGCCGCATCTTTGACGCCCGAACAAATGGCGTCCCGTGGCTACTCCGGGAGAGCACCCATTGGCGAGATTGCACCGGTTAGTTTGGTGACGCCCGTCAGCGGTCGGAATCAGAAGAACGACGCGTCCATTCGGCTGGCGACTTTCAACATTCAAGTGTTTGGCAAAAGCAAGTCATCGAAGCCTGAAGTGATGCGTCATCTCGCTCAGGTTTGTTTGTTGTTCGATGTTGTCGCGATCCAAGAGATCAAAGGTGATCCAGCACTTCCTATCAATGGACTGCTGGACGAAATTGCCAGTTTGGGTGGTCGGTATGACGCGACCGTGAGCGCTCCCCAAGGCAGAACATCACAAACCGAACGATACGGGTACGTCTGGGACACCGATCGCATTGATCTGATCCCGGAATCTGACTACTTGGTGAGTGACGAACTCGATCGGATGCATCGCGCACCGATGGTGGCTAGCTTTCAAACTCGCGTGACTCCCACAGCGACTCGCAAACCATTCCGATTCACATTGCTAAATGCACACACGGACCCAGACGAAGTCGGATCCCGCATGGGCGACACTCCGAAGAACGAAATGAACGTCTTGGACGATGTTTTTCACAGCGTTCGAATGTACGAATACCAAAGCACCGGCGAAGAAGACTTCATCCTGATGGGCGACTTAAATGTCGACACGCAGTGGCTCTTGGAAACGGGACGCATCTCCAACGTGACATCACTGGTCGGTGATAAACCCACCAACACATTGCAGACGAAGACCTACGATCACCTGCTGATTGATTCAGCGACGACTCGAGAATTCACCGGACGAGCGGGCGTGCTGGACCTAAAATCCGCACTTCGCATCACCGAAGAAGAAGCCTTGAAGGTCAGCGATCACATGCCGGTGTGGGCTGAGTTTGGAGTCTACGAAATCCCGCCTCGCTAA
- a CDS encoding transcriptional regulator: MATTPTTATTVAPGITRVEKNNSKGYVVRVCRDGVRNSEYYSDKMCGGKRKALQLAKQSHAALLEVLGPANNSTKDKLTSRNTTGKVGVHLAHSVDNRYPGCEYQAYCASWKTEDGRRQKISFAFNRYGEDEAWELACIARDRETVDREEVIAVRERQLKRKSRKTKARRK, from the coding sequence ATGGCAACGACACCCACCACCGCAACCACGGTTGCCCCCGGGATTACCCGAGTCGAAAAGAACAACTCGAAGGGCTACGTGGTCCGCGTTTGTCGCGATGGCGTGCGAAATTCCGAGTACTACTCCGACAAAATGTGCGGCGGAAAACGCAAAGCGTTGCAGTTGGCAAAGCAAAGCCATGCCGCGTTGCTGGAGGTTCTCGGCCCGGCGAACAATTCCACCAAAGACAAATTGACCAGTCGAAACACCACCGGCAAGGTGGGGGTGCACTTGGCCCATTCAGTCGACAATCGCTATCCCGGTTGCGAGTACCAAGCGTATTGTGCGTCGTGGAAAACGGAGGACGGACGACGTCAGAAGATCAGCTTCGCGTTCAACCGATATGGCGAAGACGAAGCCTGGGAACTCGCCTGCATCGCTCGGGATCGTGAGACGGTCGACCGAGAAGAAGTGATCGCAGTTCGCGAACGCCAACTGAAACGGAAGAGTCGCAAAACCAAAGCTCGCCGGAAATAG
- a CDS encoding HEAT repeat domain-containing protein, with product MTAPIVHTTRLVAAYRRYLGSADAPRFAHDVDEHYTSATLTALLSRGEVEHRRAAALALGMLGDRHSVDFLGRALSDCDRGVRLVADDSFHSVIVRDAAPLHHQKLLRVIHLIDGGEYAAALSPAMVLIDQAPLYAEAHHQLAICWHGLEDFEKAEAAYQSCLWHCRFHYTAWQSLAKVRVLLGKGNKALDALNRCLDINPDVETARMQRRVIRRRLRQSDV from the coding sequence GTGACAGCTCCCATCGTCCACACGACTCGCCTGGTCGCTGCTTACCGGCGATACCTCGGCTCAGCGGACGCTCCCCGATTCGCTCACGACGTAGACGAACATTACACGTCGGCCACCCTGACCGCACTCCTTTCGCGTGGCGAAGTGGAACATCGACGAGCCGCGGCGTTGGCACTGGGAATGTTGGGCGATCGCCACTCGGTCGACTTCTTGGGACGAGCTCTCTCGGATTGCGATCGCGGAGTGCGTTTGGTTGCTGACGACTCATTCCACTCAGTCATCGTTCGCGACGCGGCTCCGTTGCACCATCAAAAGCTCCTTCGAGTCATCCACCTGATCGATGGCGGCGAGTACGCCGCGGCATTGTCGCCCGCGATGGTGTTGATTGACCAAGCCCCGCTGTACGCCGAGGCTCATCATCAACTCGCGATTTGCTGGCACGGGCTGGAAGATTTTGAGAAAGCTGAAGCAGCCTATCAATCATGCTTGTGGCATTGCCGGTTTCACTACACGGCTTGGCAGAGCCTGGCCAAGGTTCGAGTTCTACTCGGCAAAGGCAACAAGGCACTCGATGCTTTGAACCGTTGCCTGGACATCAATCCCGATGTCGAAACCGCTCGCATGCAACGTCGAGTCATCCGTCGCCGTCTGCGTCAAAGCGACGTCTGA
- a CDS encoding multiheme c-type cytochrome, whose translation MSLCINRFPVASVITGLVLAMTAIGLLQMPRSSMSATENDAAESEPLQLAPAQEGLLITSVVNTPSVEGAAAKPVDPHLTMGSETCVKCHANEVKVWKATPHQRTFDELHRRPEAKAIASKLGIRSIKYDGRCVDCHYTQQVDTASGNVHAIEGVSCESCHGSAKQWLDLHHDYGGEQVTRAMETPEHRQLRLAQSVAAGMRNPVNVYLVAQSCLRCHTTADEELVNVGGHSTGSLDFEFVSWSQGTIRHNFIDSDGQNNDQSSRDRLRVMFVSGMIADLEASLRATAEATQKAKYGVTAAKRADRAAKRLLSVSQKITSKHIEDVLLVYSGVTLKLNNREQLVQAADTIAEIGFRFAAETNGHVLAPLDAFIPPANRWK comes from the coding sequence ATGTCACTCTGCATCAATCGCTTTCCAGTCGCGTCCGTGATCACCGGGCTGGTCCTCGCCATGACCGCCATCGGTTTGTTGCAGATGCCTCGCTCTTCGATGTCGGCAACCGAGAACGATGCAGCGGAGAGTGAACCATTGCAATTGGCGCCTGCCCAGGAAGGCCTGTTGATCACGTCGGTGGTGAACACGCCCAGTGTCGAAGGTGCCGCGGCAAAGCCCGTTGATCCGCACTTGACCATGGGCAGTGAGACTTGCGTCAAGTGCCATGCCAACGAAGTGAAGGTTTGGAAGGCGACGCCTCACCAACGCACGTTCGATGAACTGCACCGTCGTCCAGAAGCGAAAGCAATCGCTTCGAAGCTTGGCATCCGTTCCATCAAGTACGACGGTCGGTGCGTCGATTGCCACTACACTCAACAGGTTGATACGGCTTCGGGCAACGTGCATGCGATCGAAGGAGTCAGCTGCGAATCATGTCACGGATCCGCCAAGCAGTGGTTGGACCTGCATCATGACTATGGTGGCGAACAAGTCACACGAGCGATGGAAACTCCGGAGCACCGTCAACTGCGTTTGGCACAAAGTGTTGCTGCCGGCATGCGAAATCCCGTCAACGTTTACCTTGTTGCACAAAGCTGCTTGCGTTGTCACACAACGGCCGACGAAGAACTCGTCAACGTCGGCGGCCATTCGACGGGCAGCCTTGACTTCGAATTCGTTTCGTGGAGCCAGGGCACGATCCGCCACAACTTCATCGATTCCGATGGTCAGAACAACGACCAAAGCAGTCGCGATCGTTTGCGAGTCATGTTTGTCAGTGGCATGATCGCGGATTTGGAAGCCAGTCTTCGAGCGACTGCCGAAGCGACCCAAAAAGCGAAGTATGGTGTCACCGCGGCAAAGCGAGCAGACCGGGCAGCGAAACGACTGTTATCCGTTTCTCAGAAAATCACTTCAAAACACATCGAAGATGTTTTGCTGGTCTACAGCGGCGTCACTTTGAAACTGAACAATCGTGAGCAACTGGTTCAGGCAGCCGATACGATCGCCGAGATTGGTTTCCGCTTTGCCGCCGAAACAAACGGTCACGTGCTCGCGCCGTTGGACGCTTTCATTCCGCCTGCGAATCGCTGGAAGTAG
- a CDS encoding aldo/keto reductase codes for MNQHIILGLWPIAGVTTIGVTRENAIATIHAAIDAGIRQFDTAYSYGLQGEADERLGAVLKDLDGPTRDEIQIIGKVGQRYGEDGARVNDGNPETLVVDAENSLRRIGIRCFDTLMLHCVDEEVPIEASAWALQRLMQRGMAKRVGVCNATPEQRAAFASVVPCSAIQCPLNGLQQEPLSNEIADAKEHDCDAWVYWTLMKGLLAGKIERDHVFAEGDSRPNYPIFQGAARERAHDIVDQLKVIAADTGRSVANLSISWAVSQPGVTAALVGAHRPEQIADFASAGPLPKAVRRQVNELFATSSDSQAE; via the coding sequence TTGAACCAACACATCATTTTGGGACTCTGGCCCATCGCGGGCGTCACCACGATTGGCGTGACTCGCGAAAACGCGATCGCAACCATTCATGCGGCCATTGATGCTGGCATTCGCCAATTCGATACCGCCTACAGTTACGGCCTGCAGGGGGAGGCGGACGAACGCCTGGGGGCGGTCCTAAAAGACCTCGACGGGCCAACTCGCGACGAGATTCAAATCATCGGAAAAGTCGGGCAGCGATACGGCGAGGATGGTGCCCGAGTGAACGACGGAAATCCCGAGACACTGGTCGTCGACGCGGAAAACTCTTTGCGACGCATCGGAATCAGGTGCTTTGACACGTTGATGCTGCACTGCGTCGATGAGGAAGTTCCGATCGAAGCGAGTGCTTGGGCGCTGCAGCGTTTGATGCAACGCGGTATGGCGAAACGAGTGGGGGTCTGCAACGCCACCCCAGAGCAACGTGCGGCGTTTGCGAGCGTCGTTCCATGTTCCGCGATTCAGTGTCCGCTCAATGGCCTTCAGCAGGAGCCTCTTTCAAACGAAATCGCAGACGCGAAAGAGCATGACTGCGACGCTTGGGTTTATTGGACGCTGATGAAGGGTTTGCTGGCCGGCAAGATTGAGCGTGACCATGTCTTCGCCGAAGGTGACAGCCGACCCAACTATCCAATCTTTCAAGGCGCGGCCCGCGAACGAGCCCATGACATCGTCGATCAACTCAAAGTAATCGCAGCCGACACAGGTCGCTCGGTTGCGAATTTGTCGATCTCTTGGGCGGTCTCGCAACCCGGAGTCACGGCGGCCCTCGTGGGTGCTCATCGCCCCGAACAAATCGCCGACTTTGCATCCGCAGGCCCTCTGCCCAAAGCGGTGAGGCGGCAGGTCAACGAACTCTTTGCTACTTCCAGCGATTCGCAGGCGGAATGA